Proteins encoded in a region of the Mycolicibacterium duvalii genome:
- a CDS encoding ATP-dependent 6-phosphofructokinase gives MRIGVLTGGGDCPGLNAVIRAVVRTCDVRYGSSVVGFQDGWRGLLENRRIQLRNDDRNDRLLAKGGTMLGTARVNPDILRAGLDQIKQTLEDNGIDVLIPIGGEGTLTAAHWLSEENVPVVGVPKTIDNDIDCTDVTFGHDTALTVATEAIDRLHSTAESHQRVMLVEVMGRHAGWIALNAGLASGAHMTLIPEQPFDVEEVCRLVKERFVRGDSHFICVVAEGAKPAEGSMQLRQGGIDEFGHERFTGVAQQLAMEVEKRINKDVRVTVLGHVQRGGTPTAYDRVLATRFGVNAADAAHAGEYGMMVSLRGQDIGRVPLADAVRELKLVPQSRYDDAAEFFG, from the coding sequence ATGCGTATCGGAGTACTGACCGGTGGCGGTGACTGTCCCGGCCTCAACGCGGTGATCCGCGCCGTGGTGCGGACCTGCGACGTGCGGTACGGCTCGTCGGTGGTGGGGTTCCAGGACGGCTGGCGCGGCCTGCTGGAGAACCGTCGCATCCAGCTGCGCAACGACGACCGCAACGACCGGTTGCTGGCCAAGGGCGGAACCATGCTGGGCACCGCGCGGGTCAACCCCGACATACTGCGCGCCGGCCTGGACCAGATCAAGCAGACCCTCGAGGACAACGGCATCGACGTGTTGATCCCGATCGGTGGCGAGGGCACCTTGACCGCCGCGCACTGGCTCTCCGAGGAGAACGTGCCCGTGGTCGGGGTGCCCAAGACGATCGACAACGACATCGATTGCACCGACGTGACTTTCGGCCACGACACCGCGCTGACCGTCGCGACCGAGGCCATCGACCGGCTGCACAGCACCGCGGAGTCGCACCAACGGGTGATGCTCGTGGAGGTGATGGGACGCCACGCCGGCTGGATCGCGCTGAACGCCGGTCTGGCCTCGGGCGCGCACATGACGCTGATCCCCGAGCAGCCGTTCGACGTCGAGGAAGTGTGCCGCCTGGTCAAGGAGCGGTTCGTGCGCGGTGACTCCCACTTCATCTGCGTGGTCGCCGAAGGGGCCAAACCGGCCGAGGGGTCGATGCAGCTGCGCCAGGGCGGCATCGACGAGTTCGGGCACGAACGGTTCACCGGGGTCGCCCAGCAGCTGGCGATGGAAGTCGAGAAGCGGATCAACAAAGACGTCCGGGTGACCGTCCTGGGCCACGTGCAGCGCGGGGGTACCCCGACGGCCTACGACCGGGTGCTGGCCACCAGGTTCGGGGTCAACGCCGCCGACGCCGCGCACGCCGGCGAGTACGGAATGATGGTGTCGCTGCGTGGCCAGGACATCGGCCGGGTGCCGCTCGCGGATGCCGTGCGGGAGCTCAAGCTGGTGCCGCAGAGCCGTTACGACGACGCCGCCGAATTCTTCGGCTGA
- a CDS encoding multicopper oxidase family protein: MALDRRTFLRAGALATLAGSAAVSACSRSTGPAQGPVLTAAQSEVDLGGGVVVPTWVWNGRLPAEEIRLTRGQTLQITLTNNLPEPSTVHWHGLAVPNAMDGVPVLTQQPVEPGGSFRYEFSVPDAGTYWAHPHYGSQLDRGLYAPVIIEDPADGADYDDELTLIVDDWLDGTGTNPDEVLRTLQRTGMKPMEPGGPGVTPVAPLGADGGDVTYPHFLINGRVPADPVVAGYRSGQRVRLRIINAGGDSAFRVGIPGVPLRVTHTDGFPVMPRQVDSVLLGMGERADAIVTLGDTSVPVVAAPYGKDGYAQLNLQVGGAPLAGDATDVQAFASTLSRQVPLNTATLTPTEAVTLPAKAPDRTVDLRLSGPVEGYRWLINGEVYDPAGPGLPVRPGERVRLRFVSESMMFHPMHLHGHTFEVVGADGPRARKDTVLVPPEATVEVDFDTDNPGKWISHCHNEYHLEAGMATYLEYTS; the protein is encoded by the coding sequence ATGGCGTTGGATCGGCGCACGTTCCTCCGCGCCGGCGCCCTCGCCACCCTGGCCGGAAGTGCCGCAGTCTCCGCGTGCTCCCGCTCCACCGGCCCCGCACAGGGCCCCGTCTTGACCGCCGCCCAGTCCGAGGTGGACCTCGGCGGGGGCGTCGTCGTGCCCACCTGGGTGTGGAACGGCCGACTGCCCGCCGAGGAGATCCGGCTCACCCGCGGTCAGACGCTACAGATCACCCTGACCAACAACCTGCCCGAGCCGTCCACCGTGCACTGGCACGGACTGGCGGTGCCGAACGCGATGGACGGCGTGCCCGTCCTGACCCAGCAACCCGTCGAACCCGGCGGATCGTTTCGCTACGAGTTCTCCGTACCCGATGCCGGCACCTACTGGGCACATCCGCATTACGGCTCCCAACTCGACCGCGGCCTGTATGCACCGGTGATCATCGAGGACCCCGCCGACGGTGCCGATTACGACGACGAGCTGACCCTCATCGTCGACGACTGGCTCGACGGCACGGGAACCAACCCCGACGAGGTGCTCCGGACGCTGCAACGCACCGGGATGAAACCGATGGAGCCCGGCGGCCCCGGCGTCACACCGGTGGCGCCGCTGGGCGCAGACGGCGGCGACGTGACCTACCCCCACTTCCTCATCAACGGACGCGTGCCCGCCGATCCCGTCGTCGCCGGGTACCGGTCCGGGCAACGAGTGCGACTGCGCATCATCAACGCCGGGGGTGACTCGGCCTTCCGGGTCGGGATTCCCGGCGTCCCCCTGCGGGTGACCCACACCGACGGCTTCCCCGTGATGCCCCGGCAGGTCGACTCGGTGCTGCTCGGCATGGGCGAACGCGCCGACGCGATCGTCACACTGGGTGACACGTCGGTGCCCGTCGTCGCGGCGCCCTACGGAAAAGACGGATATGCCCAGCTGAACCTGCAAGTCGGCGGCGCGCCCCTGGCCGGCGACGCGACCGATGTTCAGGCATTCGCCTCGACGCTGTCCCGACAGGTGCCGTTGAACACCGCGACGCTGACCCCCACCGAGGCGGTCACCCTGCCCGCAAAGGCGCCGGACCGGACCGTGGACCTGCGGTTGTCAGGGCCCGTCGAGGGCTACCGGTGGCTGATCAACGGCGAGGTCTACGACCCCGCCGGCCCGGGGCTGCCGGTGCGGCCCGGCGAACGCGTCCGCCTCCGCTTCGTCAGCGAGTCGATGATGTTCCACCCGATGCACCTACACGGACACACCTTCGAGGTGGTCGGCGCCGACGGCCCGCGGGCACGCAAGGACACGGTGCTGGTACCGCCGGAGGCGACCGTCGAGGTGGATTTCGACACCGACAACCCCGGAAAGTGGATCTCGCACTGCCACAACGAGTATCACCTCGAGGCCGGAATGGCGACCTACCTCGAGTACACATCGTGA